CAATGGATTTGAGTAACCTAAAACCGGCAAAAGGCTCCGTCAAGAAGGAAAAGCGTATCGGCCGCGGCCAGGGTTCTGGTCATGGCGGTACCTCGACACGCGGACACAAAGGCGCCGGACAGCGCTCGGGAACAAAGAAGAAAAAAGGCTTTGAAGGCGGCCAGATGCCCCTGATCCGCCGGGTACCCAAGTTCGGATTCAAAAACCCGAACCGTAAGGAATACCGCGCCATCAACCTGAGCACTGTCCAGCAACTGGCCGAAACCTATAAACTGGAAAGCATCAGCCCTGTCGAAATGTACGAGCACGGGGTGATTGGTAAAAAAGACCTGGTGAAAATCCTCTCCAACGGAGAGCTCACCGCCAAGGTTGAAGTAAAAGCCCATGCATTTTCGGCCAAAGCAGCTGCCGCTATCGAAGCCGCAGGTGGTAATGCCGTAAAAATCTGATCCGCATGAAGAAGCTTATCGAAACCCTACGCAATATCAACAAGATTCAGGAATTGCGCCAGCGTATTCTCTATACCCTGGCCATCATCCTGATTTATCGCCTTGGTTCGTATGTGGTGCTGCCGGGAATCGATCCCAACATGCTTGCCAATATGAAAGCTCAGGCCAGTGGCGGCCTGCTTGGTCTGCTCGATATGTTCTCGGGTGGCGCCTTCAGCAACGCATCCATCTTTGCCCTGGGTATCATGCCTTATATCTCTGCTTCGATCGTGATTCAGCTTTTGGGTATGGCCGTGCCGTATTTCCAGAGGTTGCAGCGCGAAGGCGAAAGCGGCAGGCGAAAAATCAACCAGATCACCCGCTACCTCACCGTAGCCATCGTGGCATTGCAGGCACCGGCATACATTGCCAACGTCATCTCGCAACTGCCCAACGAGGCCATCGCACCCTTCGACCCGGCTGTAGCCCGTCCAGGTGCGTTCTTCTGGATCAGCAATACCATCATCCTTATCGCAGGTACGCTCTTTGTGATGTGGCTTGGTGAGCGCATCACCGACAAAGGTATCGGCAATGGTATCTCGCTCATCATCATGATCGGTATCATTGCCCGCCTGCCATTTGCACTCTTTGGCGAACTGGTTTCGCGTCTGGAGCAAGCAGGAGGCGGACTGGTGTTCTTCCTGGTCGAAATCGTGATCCTGGTCATCGTAATTCTGCTTACGATCCTTCTTGTGCAAGGTACCCGTAAGGTTCCGGTTCAGTACGCAAAACGTATTGTTGGCAACCGTCAGTATGGTGGTGTTAGGCAATACATTCCGCTCAAGATCAATGCTGCAGGTGTAATGCCCATCATTTTTGCACAGGCCATCATGTTCCTGCCCATCACCCTGGTTGGATTCACCGAATCGGAGAGCCTCACCGGATTTGCCGCGGCCTTTACCAACATTAATGGCTTCTGGTACAATCTGGTGTTTTTCCTTATGATCGTGTTCTTCACTTATTTCTACACAGCCATCACCATCAATCCCAGTCAGATGGCCGAAGACATGAAAAAGAACGGTGGGTTTATCCCTGGTGTCAAACCCGGAAAACGAACAGCCGAATACCTCGACAATATTCTCTCGCGCATCACCCTTCCCGGATCAATCTTCCTAGCTTTCGTAGCCATCATGCCGGCTATTGTCAGCCAGATGGGTGTGAGCAACGAGTTTGCGCACTTCTATGGCGGTACCTCGCTGCTGATCCTTGTGGGTGTGGTGCTGGATACACTTCAGCAAATCGAAAGCTACCTGCTTATGCGTCATTACGACGGGTTGACCAAATCCGGAAGGATTAAAGGTCGTACTCCAGCAATGAACATGGGATAAGCAATGGCCGGGATTGAGCTGAAATCTCCGGAGGAGATTGAATTACAGCGTGAAAGTTCTTTACTTGTTGGAAAAACTTTAGCCGAGGTTGCTAAGCACATCCGGCCGGGTGTGAAAACCATTGCACTCGACCGGATTGCCGAAACCTTCATCAGGGATCATGGCGCCATCCCCGGATTCAAGGGGTATGGAGGCTTCCCCGGATCGCTCTGCATCTCAGTCAATGACGAAGTGGTGCACGGGATACCCTCAAACCGCGAATTGCGCGATGGCGACATTGTTTCGGTAGATTGTGGTGTGCTGAAGCATGGCTTTTACGGCGACTCTGCATTCACATTTGCAGTTGGCGACATAAGCGACGAACTCCGGTTGTTGCTCGAACGCACACGCCAGTCGCTCTATGAAGGAATAAAGATGGCCGTGGAAGGCAACCGGGTGGGCGACATCAGTTATGCCATTCAGCACTATATCGAACAATTCGGTTATGGCATAGTGCGCGAACTGGTAGGACATGGTGTCGGACGGAAATTGCACGAAGCACCCGAAGTACCTAATTTCGGACGCAGAGGCTCCGGACCTCGCCTGGTGGCTGGAATGGTCATCGCCATCGAACCTATGATCAATCTCGGCACAAAAAATATTACGCAGGATGACGACGGCTGGACCATTCGCACAGCCGACCGCCGTCCTTCGGCACACTTCGAACATACGGTGGCTGTTGGCAAACAAAAGGCCGACATTCTCTCAACGTTCGAACTGATAGAAGAAGTACTTTTAAAAACACAATAATCAATATGGCGAAACAATTGCCAATAGAGCTGGACGGAACTGTTATCGAGTCGCTGGGCAATGCGATGTTCAGGGTAGAGCTCGAAAACGGACACCAACTTATCGCGCACATCTCGGGTAAGATGAGGATGCACTACATCAAAATCCTGCCCGGCGATCGTGTGAAGCTCGAATTGTCGCCCTATGACCTTACCAAAGGTCGGATCACCTTCAGGTACAAGTAAAAACAATTGATACTAACCAGGAAGTAAACGAACACTTCCGCCAAACCACAGGAAAATGAAAGTCAGAGCATCGCTTAAGAAAAGGACCGACGATTGTAAGATTGTGCGCCGCAAGGGCCGCCTTTACGTCATCAACAAAAAGAATCCGAAGTACAAGCAAAGACAAGGATAATCCGCAACAGAAACATTAAACTATTACTTATATGGCAAGGATTGCTGGCGTAGATATTCCCAACAACAAACGTGGCGAGATTGCACTCACCTATATTTATGGTATAGGCCGGAGCTCGGCACGCAAGATCCTCAACGAGGCCGGAGTGGACATCAACAAAAAAGTCCAGGACTGGAACGACGAGGAGCAAAACAACATCCGTACGATCATCGGAGCCAACTTCAAGGTGGAAGGTGAGCTTCGCAGCGAAGTGCAGATGAGCATCAAACGCCTGATGGATATCGGTTCCTACAGGGGAATCCGTCACCGTCTGGGACTTCCGGTTCGCGGACAGACCACCAAAAACAATGCCCGCACCCGCAAAGGAAAGAAGAAAACCGTTGCAAACAAGAAGAAAGCTACCAAGTAGGCCACAGCTTTCGGATCATATCTGACCGTTAACTATTAACAAATCATGGCAAAAACCACAAAAACAGTTAAAAAACGCGTTGTGAAGGTGGAGCCTACCGGCAGGGCATACATCAGTGCCTCCTTCAACAACATTATCATCTCGCTGACCAACAACAGTGGTCAGGTGATTTCCTGGGCTTCGGCCGGGAAAATGGGCTTCAGGGGATCCAAGAAAAATACCCCTTACGCCGCTCAGATGGCCGCCGAAGAGGCTGCCAAAACAGCTTACGACCTTGGATTGCGCAAGGTGAAAGTATTCGTGAAGGGACCTGGAGCTGGACGCGAATCAGCCATCCGTACCATCCACTCGTCTGGCATCGAAGTCACTGAAATCGTTGACGTTACGCCACTGCCGCACAACGGATGCCGTCCGCCTAAAAGAAGAAGAGTATAACAGGAACCCGTATAAAGCAAAACAATAAGCACTATGGC
This window of the Bacteroidota bacterium genome carries:
- the rpsK gene encoding 30S ribosomal protein S11 codes for the protein MAKTTKTVKKRVVKVEPTGRAYISASFNNIIISLTNNSGQVISWASAGKMGFRGSKKNTPYAAQMAAEEAAKTAYDLGLRKVKVFVKGPGAGRESAIRTIHSSGIEVTEIVDVTPLPHNGCRPPKRRRV
- the rpmJ gene encoding 50S ribosomal protein L36, yielding MKVRASLKKRTDDCKIVRRKGRLYVINKKNPKYKQRQG
- the secY gene encoding preprotein translocase subunit SecY, with protein sequence MKKLIETLRNINKIQELRQRILYTLAIILIYRLGSYVVLPGIDPNMLANMKAQASGGLLGLLDMFSGGAFSNASIFALGIMPYISASIVIQLLGMAVPYFQRLQREGESGRRKINQITRYLTVAIVALQAPAYIANVISQLPNEAIAPFDPAVARPGAFFWISNTIILIAGTLFVMWLGERITDKGIGNGISLIIMIGIIARLPFALFGELVSRLEQAGGGLVFFLVEIVILVIVILLTILLVQGTRKVPVQYAKRIVGNRQYGGVRQYIPLKINAAGVMPIIFAQAIMFLPITLVGFTESESLTGFAAAFTNINGFWYNLVFFLMIVFFTYFYTAITINPSQMAEDMKKNGGFIPGVKPGKRTAEYLDNILSRITLPGSIFLAFVAIMPAIVSQMGVSNEFAHFYGGTSLLILVGVVLDTLQQIESYLLMRHYDGLTKSGRIKGRTPAMNMG
- the rplO gene encoding 50S ribosomal protein L15, which gives rise to MDLSNLKPAKGSVKKEKRIGRGQGSGHGGTSTRGHKGAGQRSGTKKKKGFEGGQMPLIRRVPKFGFKNPNRKEYRAINLSTVQQLAETYKLESISPVEMYEHGVIGKKDLVKILSNGELTAKVEVKAHAFSAKAAAAIEAAGGNAVKI
- the map gene encoding type I methionyl aminopeptidase gives rise to the protein MAGIELKSPEEIELQRESSLLVGKTLAEVAKHIRPGVKTIALDRIAETFIRDHGAIPGFKGYGGFPGSLCISVNDEVVHGIPSNRELRDGDIVSVDCGVLKHGFYGDSAFTFAVGDISDELRLLLERTRQSLYEGIKMAVEGNRVGDISYAIQHYIEQFGYGIVRELVGHGVGRKLHEAPEVPNFGRRGSGPRLVAGMVIAIEPMINLGTKNITQDDDGWTIRTADRRPSAHFEHTVAVGKQKADILSTFELIEEVLLKTQ
- the infA gene encoding translation initiation factor IF-1 — encoded protein: MAKQLPIELDGTVIESLGNAMFRVELENGHQLIAHISGKMRMHYIKILPGDRVKLELSPYDLTKGRITFRYK
- the rpsM gene encoding 30S ribosomal protein S13 encodes the protein MARIAGVDIPNNKRGEIALTYIYGIGRSSARKILNEAGVDINKKVQDWNDEEQNNIRTIIGANFKVEGELRSEVQMSIKRLMDIGSYRGIRHRLGLPVRGQTTKNNARTRKGKKKTVANKKKATK